A single window of Salvelinus namaycush isolate Seneca chromosome 11, SaNama_1.0, whole genome shotgun sequence DNA harbors:
- the LOC120055855 gene encoding eukaryotic translation initiation factor 4 gamma 1-like isoform X3, with protein MNKPPQSITGPTSVPHPSPSPGLTQAAYAPGQPPSLVFATPPPQQMNSSPQPRQGGYRALQPYYANRATMPTSAPRVQTSSGPRPVGPTHVYQPSSQMMMIPGQQLSFPGSPQGYFIPPGQYRAPYMPPSPQYPVTSGTAGFYPGTSPAEYPTYAGAYYPAQPQYSHTPPVQTAPVMISPAQPQQQALPPQPPPSQPPAPKRERIAIRIRDPNQGGRDITEEIMSGGRATSTPPSQFSTAEGEGPSQTNGEVTKPVTMMTRTDDNTEPTVSKTMAAVTPPPALVTPEPATVPAEAKQEKDSQAAPPTEQIVSQLAVPTAAGKAEEAIPPEEDQAPPTSPSPPAAPTSPPPVEVQTPPPTTTIAQVSDTVDAGVSLAGKAVTPEAPPIEEEPSAAPSAVEKPPALVAEKEEAENKKEEVVVVEEENVEKVMEEPVLTTKPEVVAPVTVAVANEHTKPAPRPLTPVAKATITHSAPAVKPVVSVEAPTKTESVVEPTAPKQENAAAVPVSAPVPAVTPSVPEAEPAMAQKSEAQTPLSNGLPQEYPDEVDAPVPAQERTAMPNTEPAAPTPQETASPAAAAVAEEGEKEEKEEDAATVPLASSPSEDTSMQAAVSVPKKKRNMKELNKKEAIGDMLDAFKEEEAAAAAPEPLSTPAEPTPVAPPPLATADAPDETWEEKEDKQSADAPPLKPGDLKYQYKGEQWKPIDPEDKKRYDREFLLGFRYIGASMNKPEGLPLICDVVLDKANKTPMRPAEPGRNMMNAGPDFTPAFMGNLGRQSSGGGGGGPRGPGRDHMGPPGPRRSQQGQRKEPRKIIISSSLGGDVELNKAEKAWKPAVKMAGSRVTGPEEEESDDPEQAKTQELFKRVRSILNKLTPQMFQQLMKQVTELTIDTEERLKGVIDLIFEKAISEPNFSVAYANMCRCLMGLKVPTTDKPGVTVNFRKLLLNRCQKEFEKDQDDDVIFEAKQKEMEAAKEEDKAGLKAELEDAKDKARRRSLGNIKFIGELFKLKMLTEAIMHDCIVKLVKNHDEESLECLCRLLSTIGKDLDFEKAKPRMDQYFAQMDKIIKEKKTSSRIRFMLQDVIDLRRSGWVPRRGEQGPKTIDQIHKDAEREEQMQLVKVQQQLMSRNDSGGGGGGGGGGGGRGGGGSGGGGGGRDGRGGDRDRGGRDQGGRGGQHGSQGARGSQPQDEGWNTVPISTKNRPIDTSRLSKITKPGALDFNNQLLAPQLGGKGMWGSWGKGSSGGTTGAKPAAGAEQAETGRPATGNRFSALQQSAPPASSSDADRRVPQRSSSSRDRGGDRDRFDRFERRDSSRDARPPVTKRSFSRETEERRSDSRTPTEPPVRRVASMSDDRNRGSRDRGGSGSRDRAPSKEAVVKRETGPTPPPAAPAKPAMTEEELDKKSRAIIEEYLHLNDMKEALQCVGELNSAPLLFVFVRNGLEDTLERSAIARERMGLLLHQLLKAGTLPTTQYYKGLQEILEVAEDMAIDIPHIWQYLAELITPMLHDGGIPMGQLFREISKPLIPLGKAGLLLVQILNLLCKGMTHKKVGGLWMEAGLNWRDFLPEDEDVNKFVTEQKIEFTLGEESDETNQKKPMSGEELSKHLDRLIQDKANNQRIRDWVEANLDEQQAAANQFVRALMTSICQSAVICENPYKVDVEQITQRAKLLQRYLSDEHRELQALYALQGLMVHMEQPANLLRMFFDALYDEDVIKEEAFYRWESSKDPAEQTGKGVALKSVTAFFTWLREAEEESDKD; from the exons caGGTGCCTACTACCCGGCCCAGCCCCAGTACAGCCACACACCCCCTGTCCAAACGGCGCCTGTCATGATAAGCCCCGCCCAGCCCCAGCAACAGGCCCTGCCGCCTCAGCCGCCGCCGAGCCAACCACCGGCACCCAAGAGGGAGCGCATAGCG ATCAGAATACGAGACCCCAACCAGGGGGGCCGCGATATCACAGAGGAGATCATGTCCGGGGGAAGGGCCACCTCCACCCCCCCATCACAG TTTTCCACTGCAGAGGGAGAAGGTCCTTCCCAGACCAACGGAGAAGTTACAAAGCCCGTCACTATGATGACGAGAACAG ATGACAACACGGAACCCACAGTTTCCAAAACGATGGCCGCCGTGACCCCGCCTCCTGCGTTGGTGACCCCAGAGCCTGCCACCGTCCCAGCTGAGGCCAAACAGGAAAAAGATAGCCAGGCAGCCCCACCTACCGAACAGATCGTCAGCCAATTGGCTGTCCCCACGGCTGCGGGGAAGGCCGAGGAGGCCATTCCACCAGAGGAAGACCAGGCCcctcccacctccccctcccccccggCAGCTCCTACCTCCCCTCCCCCTGTAGAGGTGCAGACaccaccccccaccaccaccatcgcTCAAGTCAGCGACACGGTGGATGCCGGTGTGAGCCTGGCGGGAAAGGCAGTGACTCCCGAAGCTCCTCCCATTGAGGAAGAGCCATCGGCCGCCCCATCAGCCGTCGAGAAGCCTCCTGCCCTGGTAGCGGagaaagaggaggcagagaatAAAAAGGAAGaagtagtagtggtggaggaggagaatgTAGAGAAGGTAATGGAGGAGCCTGTGCTTACCACCAAGCCAGAGGTAGTGGCGCCTGTTACGGTGGCGGTCGCTAATGAACACACTAAACCCGCTCCACGACCTTTGACCCCCGTTGCCAAGGCAACGATCACACACTCCGCCCCGGCCGTGAAGCCGGTGGTGTCTGTGGAAGCACCCACTAAAACTGAGAGCGTGGTCGAGCCGACAGCGCCAAAACAGGAAAATGCTGCTGCTGTGCCCGTGTCTGCCCCTGTTCCTGCCGTCACTCCCTCTGTCCCGGAGGCGGAGCCCGCCATGGCCCAGAAGAGCGAGGCGCAGACGCCACTGTCCAACGGCCTCCCCCAGGAGTACCCCGACGAGGTAGACGCCCCCGTGCCCGCACAAGAGCGGACAGCAATGCCCAACACAGAGCCTGCCGCTCCCACACCTCAGGAAACTGCTAGCCCTGCAGCTGCTGCCGTggcagaggagggggagaaggaggagaaagaggaggatgcagccACGGTGCCCTTGGCCAGTAGCCCTTCAGAGGACACGTCTATGCAAG CTGCTGTGTCTGTGCCAAAGAAGAAGAGGAACATGAAGGAGCTGAACAAGAAGGAAGCCATTGGAGACATGCTGGATGCCTTCAAAGAG GAGGAGGCGGCGGCAGCTGCCCCCGAGCCCTTGTCCACTCCGGCGGAGCCCACCCCTGTGGCCCCTCCCCCTTTGGCGACCGCCGACGCGCCAGACGAGAcgtgggaggagaaggaggacaaGCAGAGCGCCGACGCGCCCCCGCTCAAACCAGGCGACCTCAAGTACCAGTACAAAGGAG AGCAATGGAAGCCTATCGACCCGGAGGATAAGAAGAGGTACGACAGGGAGTTCCTGCTGGGCTTCCGGTACATTGGTGCCAGCATGAACAAGCCCGAGGGCCTGCCTCTTATCTGCGATGTGGTGTTGGATAAG gctaATAAGACTCCCATGCGTCCAGCGGAGCCGGGTCGCAACATGATGAACGCCGGGCCAGACTTCACCCCCGCCTTCATGGGTAACCTGGGCAGACAGTCCTCCGGAGGTGGGGGAGGGGGACCACGGGGCCCTGGAAGGGACCATATGGGA ccCCCAGGACCCCGGCGCTCCCAGCAGGGCCAGCGCAAGGAGCCCCGCAAGATCATCATCTCCTCATCGCTAGGTGGCGACGTGGAGCTCAACAAGGCAGAGAAAGCCTGGAAGCCCGCGGTGAAGATGGCGGGGAGCCGGGTGACCGGCCCCGAGGAGGAGGAGAGCGACGACCCCGAGCAGGCCAAGACCCAGGAGCTGTTCAAGAGGGTCCGCTCCATCCTCAACAAGCTGACCCCTCAGATGTTCCAGCAGCTGATGAAACAGGTCACAGAGCTGACCATCGACACGGAGGAGAGGCTGAAGGGAGTGATCGATCTCATATTTGAGAAGGCCATCTCCGAGCCCAACTTCTCCGTGGCCTACGCCAACATGTGCCGCTGCCTTATGGGG TTGAAAGTGCCCACCACAGACAAGCCGGGGGTGACTGTGAACTTCCGTAAGCTGCTGCTGAACCGCTGTCAGAAGGAGTTTGAGAAGGACCAGGACGACGACGTGATCTTTGAGGCCAAACAGAAGGAGATGGAGGCCGCCAAAGAG GAGGACAAAGCCGGTTTGAAGGCGGAGCTGGAGGATGCGAAGGACAAGGCGCGCCGGCGGTCGCTGGGCAACATCAAGTTCATCGGCGAGCTGTTCAAGCTGAAGATGCTGACGGAGGCCATCATGCACGACTGCATCGTCAAGCTGGTGAAGAACCACGACGAGGAGTCGCTGGAGTGCCTCTGTAGACTGCTGTCCACCATCGGCAAGGACCTGGACTTTGAGAAGGCCAAG CCTCGTATGGACCAGTACTTTGCTCAGATGGACAAGATCATCAAGGAGAAGAAGACCTCGTCCAGGATCCGCTTCATGCTGCAGGACGTCATCGACCTCAGACGG AGCGGCTGGGTGCCCCGGCGAGGGGAGCAGGGCCCTAAGACCATAGACCAGATCCACAAAGACGCTGAGCGAGAGGAGCAAATGCAGCTGGTCAAGGTCCAACAGCAGCTTATGTCAAGGAatgacagtggtggtggtggtggtggtggaggaggtggtggtggaagaggaggaggtggtagcggtggtggtggaggaggaagagacggGAGGGGGGGAGACCgagacagaggaggaagagatCAGGGGGGCCGTGGGGGCCAGCACGGCAGCCAGGGGGCTAGgggcagccagccccaggacgaAGGCTGGAACACAGTGCCCATCTCCACCAAGAACAGACCCATCGATACCAGCCGGCTCAGCAAGATCACCAAG CCTGGTGCTCTGGACTTCAACAACCAGCTCCTTGCGCCCCAGCTCGGGGGTAAGGGCATGTGGGGCAGCTGGGGCAAGGGCAGCAGTGGAGGCACCACAGGAGCCAAGCCTGCCGCCGGAGCTGAACAAG CGGAGACTGGCCGTCCGGCCACTGGCAACCGTTTCTCTGCCTTGCAGCAGTCTGCTCCACCAGCGTCGTCCTCCGACGCTGACCGCAGGGTCCCCCAGAG GTCCAGCTCCAGTCGTGACCGCGGCGGGGACCGGGACAGGTTTGACCGCTTTGAGCGGCGCGACAGCAGTCGGGATGCCCGCCCGCCTGTCACCAAGCGCAGCTTCAGCCGCGAGACAGAGGAGCGTAGGAGCGATAGTCGCACCCCTACGGAACCCCCCGTCCGGCGTGTAGCCAGCATGTCTGACGACCGGAACAGAGGCAGCCGAGACCGAGGAGGCAGTGGTAGCCGGGACAGGGCTCCTAGTAAGGAGGCTGTTG TGAAGCGTGAGACAGGCCCCACCCCTCCCCCCGCTGCTCCGGCCAAACCGGCCATGACCGAGGAGGAGCTGGACAAGAAGTCCAGAGCCATCATTGAGGAGTACCTCCACCTCAACGACATgaag GAGGCGCTGCAGTGTGTAGGGGAGTTGAACAGCGCCCCGCTGCTCTTTGTGTTTGTGCGGAACGGCCTGGAGGACACTCTGGAGCGCAGCGCCATCGCCAGGGAACGGATGGGCCTGCTGCTGCATCAGCTCCTCAAGGCTGGCACCCTGCCCACAACACAGTACTACAAGgg GCTCCAGGAGATCCTGGAGGTGGCTGAGGATATGGCCATAGACATCCCCCACATCTGGCAATACCTGGCTGAGCTCATCACCCCCATGCTCCATGACGGAGGCATCCCCATGGGACAGCTCTTCAG GGAGATCTCCAAGCCCCTGATTCCCTTGGGTAAGGCTGGTCTGCTGCTGGTGCAGATTCTCAACTTACTCTGCAAAGGAATG ACCCATAAGAAGGTGGGTGGTCTGTGGATGGAAGCAGGGCTCAACTGGAGAGACTTCCTGCCAGAGGATGAGGACGTCAATAAGTTTGTGACTGAACAG AAAATTGAGTTTACCCTGGGGGAGGAGTCGGATGAGACCAATCAGAAGAAGCCCATGAGCGGGGAGGAGCTTAGCAAACATCTGGACAGACTGATCCAGGACAAGGCTAACAACCAGCGCATCAGAGACTgggttgag GCCAACCTGGACGAACAGCAGGCGGCTGCCAACCAGTTTGTGCGTGCTCTGATGACCTCCATTTGCCAGTCAGCTGTTATAT GTGAGAACCCGTACAAAGTGGACGTGGAGCAGATTACCCAGAGGGCCAAGCTGCTGCAGCGGTACCTGAGTGACGAGCATAGGGAGCTGCAGGCCCTTTACGCCCTCCAGGGACTCATGGTGCACATGGAGCAACCGGCCA ATCTGCTGCGGATGTTCTTTGACGCGCTGTACGACGAGGACGTGATCAAAGAGGAGGCCTTCTACAGGTGGGAGTCCAGCAAAGACCCCGCAGAGCAGACCGGCAAGGGCGTGGCCCTTAAGTCGGTCACCGCCTTCTTCACCTGGCTCCGCGAGGCCGAAGAGGAGTCCGACAAGGACTAA
- the LOC120055855 gene encoding eukaryotic translation initiation factor 4 gamma 1-like isoform X1 encodes MNKPPQSITGPTSVPHPSPSPGLTQAAYAPGQPPSLVFATPPPQQMNSSPQPRQGGYRALQPYYANRATMPTSAPRVQTSSGPRPVGPTHVYQPSSQMMMIPGQQLSFPGSPQGYFIPPGQYRAPYMPPSPQYPVTSGTAGFYPGTSPAEYPTYAGAYYPAQPQYSHTPPVQTAPVMISPAQPQQQALPPQPPPSQPPAPKRERIAIRIRDPNQGGRDITEEIMSGGRATSTPPSQFSTAEGEGPSQTNGEVTKPVTMMTRTDDNTEPTVSKTMAAVTPPPALVTPEPATVPAEAKQEKDSQAAPPTEQIVSQLAVPTAAGKAEEAIPPEEDQAPPTSPSPPAAPTSPPPVEVQTPPPTTTIAQVSDTVDAGVSLAGKAVTPEAPPIEEEPSAAPSAVEKPPALVAEKEEAENKKEEVVVVEEENVEKVMEEPVLTTKPEVVAPVTVAVANEHTKPAPRPLTPVAKATITHSAPAVKPVVSVEAPTKTESVVEPTAPKQENAAAVPVSAPVPAVTPSVPEAEPAMAQKSEAQTPLSNGLPQEYPDEVDAPVPAQERTAMPNTEPAAPTPQETASPAAAAVAEEGEKEEKEEDAATVPLASSPSEDTSMQAAVSVPKKKRNMKELNKKEAIGDMLDAFKEEEAAAAAPEPLSTPAEPTPVAPPPLATADAPDETWEEKEDKQSADAPPLKPGDLKYQYKGEQWKPIDPEDKKRYDREFLLGFRYIGASMNKPEGLPLICDVVLDKANKTPMRPAEPGRNMMNAGPDFTPAFMGNLGRQSSGGGGGGPRGPGRDHMGPPGPRRSQQGQRKEPRKIIISSSLGGDVELNKAEKAWKPAVKMAGSRVTGPEEEESDDPEQAKTQELFKRVRSILNKLTPQMFQQLMKQVTELTIDTEERLKGVIDLIFEKAISEPNFSVAYANMCRCLMGLKVPTTDKPGVTVNFRKLLLNRCQKEFEKDQDDDVIFEAKQKEMEAAKEEDKAGLKAELEDAKDKARRRSLGNIKFIGELFKLKMLTEAIMHDCIVKLVKNHDEESLECLCRLLSTIGKDLDFEKAKPRMDQYFAQMDKIIKEKKTSSRIRFMLQDVIDLRRSGWVPRRGEQGPKTIDQIHKDAEREEQMQLVKVQQQLMSRNDSGGGGGGGGGGGGRGGGGSGGGGGGRDGRGGDRDRGGRDQGGRGGQHGSQGARGSQPQDEGWNTVPISTKNRPIDTSRLSKITKPGALDFNNQLLAPQLGGKGMWGSWGKGSSGGTTGAKPAAGAEQAAETGRPATGNRFSALQQSAPPASSSDADRRVPQRSSSSRDRGGDRDRFDRFERRDSSRDARPPVTKRSFSRETEERRSDSRTPTEPPVRRVASMSDDRNRGSRDRGGSGSRDRAPSKEAVVKRETGPTPPPAAPAKPAMTEEELDKKSRAIIEEYLHLNDMKEALQCVGELNSAPLLFVFVRNGLEDTLERSAIARERMGLLLHQLLKAGTLPTTQYYKGLQEILEVAEDMAIDIPHIWQYLAELITPMLHDGGIPMGQLFREISKPLIPLGKAGLLLVQILNLLCKGMTHKKVGGLWMEAGLNWRDFLPEDEDVNKFVTEQKIEFTLGEESDETNQKKPMSGEELSKHLDRLIQDKANNQRIRDWVEANLDEQQAAANQFVRALMTSICQSAVICENPYKVDVEQITQRAKLLQRYLSDEHRELQALYALQGLMVHMEQPANLLRMFFDALYDEDVIKEEAFYRWESSKDPAEQTGKGVALKSVTAFFTWLREAEEESDKD; translated from the exons caGGTGCCTACTACCCGGCCCAGCCCCAGTACAGCCACACACCCCCTGTCCAAACGGCGCCTGTCATGATAAGCCCCGCCCAGCCCCAGCAACAGGCCCTGCCGCCTCAGCCGCCGCCGAGCCAACCACCGGCACCCAAGAGGGAGCGCATAGCG ATCAGAATACGAGACCCCAACCAGGGGGGCCGCGATATCACAGAGGAGATCATGTCCGGGGGAAGGGCCACCTCCACCCCCCCATCACAG TTTTCCACTGCAGAGGGAGAAGGTCCTTCCCAGACCAACGGAGAAGTTACAAAGCCCGTCACTATGATGACGAGAACAG ATGACAACACGGAACCCACAGTTTCCAAAACGATGGCCGCCGTGACCCCGCCTCCTGCGTTGGTGACCCCAGAGCCTGCCACCGTCCCAGCTGAGGCCAAACAGGAAAAAGATAGCCAGGCAGCCCCACCTACCGAACAGATCGTCAGCCAATTGGCTGTCCCCACGGCTGCGGGGAAGGCCGAGGAGGCCATTCCACCAGAGGAAGACCAGGCCcctcccacctccccctcccccccggCAGCTCCTACCTCCCCTCCCCCTGTAGAGGTGCAGACaccaccccccaccaccaccatcgcTCAAGTCAGCGACACGGTGGATGCCGGTGTGAGCCTGGCGGGAAAGGCAGTGACTCCCGAAGCTCCTCCCATTGAGGAAGAGCCATCGGCCGCCCCATCAGCCGTCGAGAAGCCTCCTGCCCTGGTAGCGGagaaagaggaggcagagaatAAAAAGGAAGaagtagtagtggtggaggaggagaatgTAGAGAAGGTAATGGAGGAGCCTGTGCTTACCACCAAGCCAGAGGTAGTGGCGCCTGTTACGGTGGCGGTCGCTAATGAACACACTAAACCCGCTCCACGACCTTTGACCCCCGTTGCCAAGGCAACGATCACACACTCCGCCCCGGCCGTGAAGCCGGTGGTGTCTGTGGAAGCACCCACTAAAACTGAGAGCGTGGTCGAGCCGACAGCGCCAAAACAGGAAAATGCTGCTGCTGTGCCCGTGTCTGCCCCTGTTCCTGCCGTCACTCCCTCTGTCCCGGAGGCGGAGCCCGCCATGGCCCAGAAGAGCGAGGCGCAGACGCCACTGTCCAACGGCCTCCCCCAGGAGTACCCCGACGAGGTAGACGCCCCCGTGCCCGCACAAGAGCGGACAGCAATGCCCAACACAGAGCCTGCCGCTCCCACACCTCAGGAAACTGCTAGCCCTGCAGCTGCTGCCGTggcagaggagggggagaaggaggagaaagaggaggatgcagccACGGTGCCCTTGGCCAGTAGCCCTTCAGAGGACACGTCTATGCAAG CTGCTGTGTCTGTGCCAAAGAAGAAGAGGAACATGAAGGAGCTGAACAAGAAGGAAGCCATTGGAGACATGCTGGATGCCTTCAAAGAG GAGGAGGCGGCGGCAGCTGCCCCCGAGCCCTTGTCCACTCCGGCGGAGCCCACCCCTGTGGCCCCTCCCCCTTTGGCGACCGCCGACGCGCCAGACGAGAcgtgggaggagaaggaggacaaGCAGAGCGCCGACGCGCCCCCGCTCAAACCAGGCGACCTCAAGTACCAGTACAAAGGAG AGCAATGGAAGCCTATCGACCCGGAGGATAAGAAGAGGTACGACAGGGAGTTCCTGCTGGGCTTCCGGTACATTGGTGCCAGCATGAACAAGCCCGAGGGCCTGCCTCTTATCTGCGATGTGGTGTTGGATAAG gctaATAAGACTCCCATGCGTCCAGCGGAGCCGGGTCGCAACATGATGAACGCCGGGCCAGACTTCACCCCCGCCTTCATGGGTAACCTGGGCAGACAGTCCTCCGGAGGTGGGGGAGGGGGACCACGGGGCCCTGGAAGGGACCATATGGGA ccCCCAGGACCCCGGCGCTCCCAGCAGGGCCAGCGCAAGGAGCCCCGCAAGATCATCATCTCCTCATCGCTAGGTGGCGACGTGGAGCTCAACAAGGCAGAGAAAGCCTGGAAGCCCGCGGTGAAGATGGCGGGGAGCCGGGTGACCGGCCCCGAGGAGGAGGAGAGCGACGACCCCGAGCAGGCCAAGACCCAGGAGCTGTTCAAGAGGGTCCGCTCCATCCTCAACAAGCTGACCCCTCAGATGTTCCAGCAGCTGATGAAACAGGTCACAGAGCTGACCATCGACACGGAGGAGAGGCTGAAGGGAGTGATCGATCTCATATTTGAGAAGGCCATCTCCGAGCCCAACTTCTCCGTGGCCTACGCCAACATGTGCCGCTGCCTTATGGGG TTGAAAGTGCCCACCACAGACAAGCCGGGGGTGACTGTGAACTTCCGTAAGCTGCTGCTGAACCGCTGTCAGAAGGAGTTTGAGAAGGACCAGGACGACGACGTGATCTTTGAGGCCAAACAGAAGGAGATGGAGGCCGCCAAAGAG GAGGACAAAGCCGGTTTGAAGGCGGAGCTGGAGGATGCGAAGGACAAGGCGCGCCGGCGGTCGCTGGGCAACATCAAGTTCATCGGCGAGCTGTTCAAGCTGAAGATGCTGACGGAGGCCATCATGCACGACTGCATCGTCAAGCTGGTGAAGAACCACGACGAGGAGTCGCTGGAGTGCCTCTGTAGACTGCTGTCCACCATCGGCAAGGACCTGGACTTTGAGAAGGCCAAG CCTCGTATGGACCAGTACTTTGCTCAGATGGACAAGATCATCAAGGAGAAGAAGACCTCGTCCAGGATCCGCTTCATGCTGCAGGACGTCATCGACCTCAGACGG AGCGGCTGGGTGCCCCGGCGAGGGGAGCAGGGCCCTAAGACCATAGACCAGATCCACAAAGACGCTGAGCGAGAGGAGCAAATGCAGCTGGTCAAGGTCCAACAGCAGCTTATGTCAAGGAatgacagtggtggtggtggtggtggtggaggaggtggtggtggaagaggaggaggtggtagcggtggtggtggaggaggaagagacggGAGGGGGGGAGACCgagacagaggaggaagagatCAGGGGGGCCGTGGGGGCCAGCACGGCAGCCAGGGGGCTAGgggcagccagccccaggacgaAGGCTGGAACACAGTGCCCATCTCCACCAAGAACAGACCCATCGATACCAGCCGGCTCAGCAAGATCACCAAG CCTGGTGCTCTGGACTTCAACAACCAGCTCCTTGCGCCCCAGCTCGGGGGTAAGGGCATGTGGGGCAGCTGGGGCAAGGGCAGCAGTGGAGGCACCACAGGAGCCAAGCCTGCCGCCGGAGCTGAACAAG CAGCGGAGACTGGCCGTCCGGCCACTGGCAACCGTTTCTCTGCCTTGCAGCAGTCTGCTCCACCAGCGTCGTCCTCCGACGCTGACCGCAGGGTCCCCCAGAG GTCCAGCTCCAGTCGTGACCGCGGCGGGGACCGGGACAGGTTTGACCGCTTTGAGCGGCGCGACAGCAGTCGGGATGCCCGCCCGCCTGTCACCAAGCGCAGCTTCAGCCGCGAGACAGAGGAGCGTAGGAGCGATAGTCGCACCCCTACGGAACCCCCCGTCCGGCGTGTAGCCAGCATGTCTGACGACCGGAACAGAGGCAGCCGAGACCGAGGAGGCAGTGGTAGCCGGGACAGGGCTCCTAGTAAGGAGGCTGTTG TGAAGCGTGAGACAGGCCCCACCCCTCCCCCCGCTGCTCCGGCCAAACCGGCCATGACCGAGGAGGAGCTGGACAAGAAGTCCAGAGCCATCATTGAGGAGTACCTCCACCTCAACGACATgaag GAGGCGCTGCAGTGTGTAGGGGAGTTGAACAGCGCCCCGCTGCTCTTTGTGTTTGTGCGGAACGGCCTGGAGGACACTCTGGAGCGCAGCGCCATCGCCAGGGAACGGATGGGCCTGCTGCTGCATCAGCTCCTCAAGGCTGGCACCCTGCCCACAACACAGTACTACAAGgg GCTCCAGGAGATCCTGGAGGTGGCTGAGGATATGGCCATAGACATCCCCCACATCTGGCAATACCTGGCTGAGCTCATCACCCCCATGCTCCATGACGGAGGCATCCCCATGGGACAGCTCTTCAG GGAGATCTCCAAGCCCCTGATTCCCTTGGGTAAGGCTGGTCTGCTGCTGGTGCAGATTCTCAACTTACTCTGCAAAGGAATG ACCCATAAGAAGGTGGGTGGTCTGTGGATGGAAGCAGGGCTCAACTGGAGAGACTTCCTGCCAGAGGATGAGGACGTCAATAAGTTTGTGACTGAACAG AAAATTGAGTTTACCCTGGGGGAGGAGTCGGATGAGACCAATCAGAAGAAGCCCATGAGCGGGGAGGAGCTTAGCAAACATCTGGACAGACTGATCCAGGACAAGGCTAACAACCAGCGCATCAGAGACTgggttgag GCCAACCTGGACGAACAGCAGGCGGCTGCCAACCAGTTTGTGCGTGCTCTGATGACCTCCATTTGCCAGTCAGCTGTTATAT GTGAGAACCCGTACAAAGTGGACGTGGAGCAGATTACCCAGAGGGCCAAGCTGCTGCAGCGGTACCTGAGTGACGAGCATAGGGAGCTGCAGGCCCTTTACGCCCTCCAGGGACTCATGGTGCACATGGAGCAACCGGCCA ATCTGCTGCGGATGTTCTTTGACGCGCTGTACGACGAGGACGTGATCAAAGAGGAGGCCTTCTACAGGTGGGAGTCCAGCAAAGACCCCGCAGAGCAGACCGGCAAGGGCGTGGCCCTTAAGTCGGTCACCGCCTTCTTCACCTGGCTCCGCGAGGCCGAAGAGGAGTCCGACAAGGACTAA